From one Brachypodium distachyon strain Bd21 chromosome 4, Brachypodium_distachyon_v3.0, whole genome shotgun sequence genomic stretch:
- the LOC100835575 gene encoding probable beta-D-xylosidase 7: MGQTLLLLLLTLPSLMAAVALAGDPPFSCGQASSSYAFCDAALPVAQRAADLVSRLTAAEKVAQLGDEAAGVPRLGVPGYKWWNEALHGLATSGKGLHFDGAVRSATSFPQVCLTAAAFDDDLWFRIGQAIGREARALYNLGQAEGLTMWSPNVNIYRDPRWGRGQETPGEDPTTASRYAVAFVRGMQGNSTSLLQASACCKHATAYDLEDWNGVARYNFDAKVTAQDLEDTFNPPFRSCVVDGKASCVMCAYTGINGVPACANADLLTKTVRGDWGLDGYTASDCDAVAIMRDAQRYAQSPEDAVALALKAGLDIDCGTYMQQHAAAAIQQGKITEEDIDKALKNLFAIRMRLGHFDGDPRTNMYGGLGAADICTAEHRSLALDAAQDGIVLLKNDAGILPLDRAAVASTAVIGPNANNPGALIANYFGPPCESTTPLKGIQGYVKDARFLAGCSSTACDVATTDQAAALASTSDYVFLFMGLGQRQESEGRDRTSLLLPGKQQSLITAVADAAQRPVILVLLSGGPVDVTFAQTNPKIGAILWAGYPGQAGGLAIARVLFGDHNPSGRLPVTWYPEEFTNVPMTDMRMRADPANGYPGRSYRFYQGKTVYKFGYGLSYSSYSRRLLSSGTSTPAPNADLLASLTTTMPSAENILGSYHVEQIGAQGCEMLKFPAVVEVQNHGPMDGKQSVLMYLRWPNATAGRPERQLIGFKKEHLKAGEKAHIKFEIRPCEHLSRVREDGNKVIDRGSHFLRVDKHELEITFGA, from the exons ATGGGACAGAccctgctgcttctgcttctcACGCTGCCGTCGCtaatggcggcggtggctctGGCGGGCGACCCTCCATTCTCGTGCGGGCAGGCGTCGTCCTCGTACGCGTTCTGCGACGCGGCGCTTCCAGTGGcgcagcgggcggcggacCTGGTGTCGCGGctgacggcggcggagaaggtgGCGCAGCTgggcgacgaggcggcgggcgtgcCGCGGCTGGGCGTCCCGGGGTACAAGTGGTGGAACGAGGCGCTGCACGGGCTGGCCACCTCCGGAAAGGGACTCCacttcgacggcgccgtcCGCAGCGCCACCAGCTTCCCGCAGGTCtgcctcaccgccgccgccttcgacgACGACCTCTGGTTCCGTATCGGCCAG GCGATTGGCAGGGAGGCGAGGGCGCTGTACAACCTCGGGCAGGCGGAGGGTCTCACCATGTGGTCCCCGAACGTGAACATCTACCGTGACCCGCGGTGGGGCCGCGGGCAGGAGACCCCCGGAGAGGACCCCACGACGGCGAGCCGCTACGCGGTGGCCTTCGTCCGTGGGATGCAGGGGAACTCGACGTCGCTGCTGCAGGCCTCGGCTTGCTGCAAGCACGCAACGGCGTATGACTTGGAGGACTGGAACGGCGTGGCCCGGTACAATTTTGACGCTAAGGTGACGGCGCAGGACCTGGAGGACACGTTCAACCCGCCCTTCAGGAGCTGCGTCGTGGACGGGAAGGCCAGCTGCGTCATGTGCGCCTACACCGGCATCAATGGTGTCCCCGCCTGCGCCAACGCCGACCTCCTCACCAAGACCGTCCGGGGAGACTGGGGTCTGGACGG GTATACCGCTTCGGACTGTGACGCCGTCGCCATCATGCGTGACGCACAGCGGTATGCGCAGTCGCCAGAGGACGCGGTTGCACTTGCCCTCAAGGCTG GACTGGACATTGACTGCGGGACCTATATGCAGCAGCACGCTGCGGCCGCGATCCAGCAGGGGAAGATCACGGAAGAGGACATCGACAAGGCCCTCAAGAACCTCTTCGCCATCCGGATGCGGCTGGGCCACTTCGACGGCGACCCGAGGACCAACATGTACGGCGGCCTCGGAGCCGCCGACATCTGCACCGCGGAACACAGGAGCCTCGCCCTCGACGCCGCGCAGGACGGCATCGTCCTTCTCAAGAACGACGCCGGCATCCTCCCGCTGGACCGGGCGGCGGTTGCCTCCACGGCAGTCATCGGCCCCAACGCCAACAACCCCGGCGCGCTCATCGCCAACTACTTCGgcccaccctgcgagtccacgACGCCGCTCAAGGGGATCCAGGGGTACGTCAAGGACGCCAGGTTCCTTGCCGGGTGCAGCTCCACGGCGTGCGACGTAGCCACCACAGACCAAGCGGCCGCGCTGGCGAGCACGTCGGACTACGTGTTCCTGTTCATGGGACTGGGCCAGCGGCAAGAAAGCGAAGGGCGCGATAGGACGAGCCTGCtgctccccgggaagcagcAGAGCCTCATCACTGCGGTGGCGGACGCGGCCCAGAGGCCGGTCATCTTGGTGCTTCTCAGCGGCGGCCCGGTGGACGTGACATTCGCGCAAACAAACCCGAAGATCGGCGCCATCCTGTGGGCAGGATACCCGGGCCAGGCCGGCGGGCTCGCAATCGCCAGGGTGCTCTTTGGGGATCACAACCCTTCGGGGAGGTTGCCGGTGACATGGTACCCCGAAGAGTTCACCAACGTGCCCATGACGGACATGCGGATGCGCGCAGACCCAGCCAACGGCTATCCCGGCCGGAGCTATCGCTTCTACCAGGGCAAGACCGTCTACAAGTTCGGCTACGGCCTCAGCTACTCCAGTTACTCTCGCCGGCTACTCTCATCTGGGACGAGCACGCCGGCACCCAACGCGGACTTACTCGCCAGTCTTACTACCACAATGCCATCTGCGGAAAACATCCTCGGGAGCTACCACGTGGAACAGATAGGCGCTCAAGGCTGCGAGATGCTCAAGTTCCCGGCCGTGGTCGAGGTGCAGAACCACGGCCCCATGGACGGCAAGCAATCGGTGCTCATGTACCTCAGGTGGCCCAATGccacggccggccggcccgaAAGGCAGCTGATCGGCTTCAAGAAGGagcatctcaaggctggggaGAAAGCTCACATCAAGTTTGAGATCCGCCCGTGTGAGCACTTGAGCAGGGTAAGGGAAGATGGCAACAAGGTGATAGACAGAGGGTCTCATTTCCTCAGGGTTGACAAGCATGAGTTGGAGATCACATTCGGGGCTTGA
- the LOC100835883 gene encoding thioredoxin-like protein 4B has protein sequence MGSVVLPTLRRKREVDAAIRDTLDMVLVLRFGRAADAACLQLDDILAKSSWDISKFATIALVDMDSEEIQVYVDYFDITLVPATIFFFNAHHMKMDSGTPDHTKWIGSFSSKQDFIDVVEAVFRGGMKGKLIVSCPLPPERIPRFQLLFKDV, from the exons ATGGGGTCGGTGGTGCTGCCGACTCTGCGGAGGAAACGGGAGGTCGACGCCGCCATCCGCGACACCCTTGACATGGTTCTCGTCCTccgcttcggccgggccgcTGACGCCGCCTGCCTCCAGCTCGACGACATC CTTGCTAAATCTTCTTGGGACATATCCAAGTTTGCTACAATAGCATTGGTCGACATGGATTCTGAGGAGATTCAAGTTTATGTTGACTATTTTGACATCACGTTGGTCCCAgcaaccatttttttcttcaatgcTCATCACATGAAGATGGATTCAGG GACACCTGATCACACAAAATGGATAGGCTCTTTCAGCAGCAAGCAAGACTTCATTGATGTAGTTGAG GCAGTATTTAGGGGCGGGATGAAAGGCAAACTGATAGTGTCTTGCCCACTTCCACCAGAGAGGATACCCAGATTTCAACTTCTTTTCAAGGATGTCTGA